From one Tsukamurella tyrosinosolvens genomic stretch:
- a CDS encoding AAA family ATPase, translating into MTISALWISGAPGAGKTTTGWRVFQLLTAAGANAGYVDIDQLGLLGPFDRLAGAAPHVVKAENARRLIDTLGAHGLRQMVISGVVDPDLGEPRLGPGATTIDLTHVRLRCDWPELRRRFLDRGSGPDALADLEELARHLDRGPADTVDTTSRDVDEVARELVARHTSTRPGRWSHARSVSAAPLPTTVIHGATAVGKSTVGWELVRRRWAAGRATAYIDVEQLGFHAPGYDRGVHAAAYAAVTRGYEHAGADDLIVVTRDADLVAEAHGGESPNRVLLDASDDALSARIALRSVESTGRLPGDTLLGATPERQRAIADHARREAARLRRSRAHDAEIDTTSTTASEVVDRIERKLRTPD; encoded by the coding sequence GTGACCATCTCCGCCCTGTGGATCAGCGGTGCGCCCGGCGCGGGCAAGACCACCACCGGATGGCGGGTGTTCCAACTCCTCACCGCGGCGGGCGCGAACGCCGGCTACGTCGACATCGATCAGCTCGGCCTGCTCGGACCGTTCGACCGTCTCGCGGGGGCGGCACCGCACGTCGTGAAGGCGGAGAACGCCCGCCGGCTGATCGACACCCTCGGCGCGCACGGACTCCGGCAGATGGTGATCTCGGGCGTCGTCGACCCCGATCTGGGCGAGCCCCGCCTCGGCCCTGGCGCCACGACGATCGACCTCACCCATGTCCGGCTCCGCTGCGACTGGCCCGAGCTGCGGCGGCGCTTCCTGGATCGCGGTTCGGGGCCCGACGCCCTCGCGGACCTCGAGGAGCTCGCCCGGCACCTCGACCGCGGCCCGGCGGACACCGTCGACACCACGTCGCGCGACGTCGACGAGGTCGCGCGCGAGCTGGTCGCGCGTCACACGTCGACCAGGCCCGGCCGATGGTCACACGCGCGGTCGGTATCCGCCGCTCCCCTTCCGACCACGGTGATCCACGGCGCGACCGCCGTCGGCAAGTCCACCGTGGGCTGGGAGCTGGTCCGGCGCCGGTGGGCCGCGGGGCGGGCGACCGCGTACATCGACGTCGAGCAGCTCGGCTTCCATGCCCCGGGATACGACCGCGGCGTCCATGCAGCCGCGTACGCCGCGGTGACTCGCGGCTACGAGCACGCGGGAGCGGACGACCTCATCGTCGTGACCCGCGACGCCGACCTGGTCGCGGAGGCACACGGCGGGGAGTCGCCGAACCGCGTCCTCCTCGACGCCTCCGACGACGCGCTCTCCGCCCGGATCGCCCTGCGCTCGGTGGAGAGCACCGGGCGCCTGCCGGGCGACACCCTCCTCGGCGCGACGCCGGAACGGCAGCGGGCGATCGCGGACCACGCCCGGAGGGAAGCGGCGCGCCTCCGGCGGTCGCGCGCCCACGATGCCGAGATCGACACCACGAGCACGACGGCGTCGGAGGTTGTCGACCGGATCGAGCGGAAGCTCCGGACGCCGGACTGA
- a CDS encoding glyceraldehyde-3-phosphate dehydrogenase: MTQQLEPESPSNSATADGHRGAYDSHRDAWVAREEQAERLIPIIGRLYRQHGVVSSIHGHRLINLSTSAVISAHERAEELGHQALTLSQTEKVLRGLLEIAPEPASIDIARLAILAADLESDEAVQELLRAEIAKRNVPVSDGDGADVVLYGFGRIGRLLARILISHAGNGHGLRLRAIVVRRSVKNDLEKRASLLARDSVHGPFAGSVSIDAENDVIIANGTRIQVIYSDDPSTIDYTAYGIKDALIVDNTGKWRDEEGLGLHLKSKGAARVLLTAPGKAPLKNIVHGINDSTIEDADSILSAASCTTNAITPVLAALDEAYGIQRGHVETVHSFTNDQNLIDNLHKGDRRGRSAVLNMVITETGAAKAVSKALPQLEGKLTGSSIRVPTPDVSLAILNITLEKPTSKDEVNDYLRRVSLHSKLRQQIDYIESPEVVSTDFVGSHRAGIVDGLATIADGKDLVLYVWYDNEYGYSCQVVRVLERMSGVHPVVIPARADVRVEA; the protein is encoded by the coding sequence GTGACGCAACAGCTGGAGCCCGAGTCCCCGTCGAACTCCGCGACTGCCGATGGGCATCGCGGCGCGTACGACAGCCACCGCGACGCCTGGGTCGCCCGTGAGGAGCAGGCGGAACGCCTGATCCCCATCATCGGCCGGCTGTACCGCCAGCACGGCGTGGTGTCGTCGATCCACGGGCACCGCCTGATCAACCTCTCCACCTCCGCGGTGATCTCGGCGCACGAGCGCGCCGAGGAGCTGGGCCACCAGGCCCTCACGCTGTCGCAGACGGAGAAGGTGCTGCGCGGCCTGCTGGAGATCGCGCCCGAGCCCGCGTCGATCGACATCGCGCGCCTCGCGATCCTCGCCGCGGACCTCGAGTCCGACGAGGCCGTGCAGGAGTTGCTGCGCGCCGAGATCGCCAAGCGCAACGTCCCGGTCTCCGACGGTGACGGCGCCGACGTCGTGCTGTACGGCTTCGGCCGCATCGGCCGCCTGCTGGCCCGCATCCTCATCAGCCACGCCGGCAACGGCCACGGCCTGCGCCTGCGCGCGATCGTCGTGCGCCGGAGCGTCAAGAACGACCTCGAGAAGCGTGCCAGCCTGCTGGCCCGCGACTCGGTGCACGGCCCCTTCGCCGGCTCGGTGTCGATCGACGCCGAGAACGACGTGATCATCGCCAACGGCACCCGCATCCAGGTCATCTACTCGGACGACCCGTCGACCATCGACTACACCGCGTACGGCATCAAGGACGCGCTCATCGTCGACAACACGGGCAAGTGGCGCGACGAGGAGGGCCTCGGCCTGCACCTCAAGAGCAAGGGCGCCGCGCGCGTGCTGCTCACCGCGCCCGGCAAGGCGCCGCTGAAGAACATCGTGCACGGCATCAACGACAGCACGATCGAGGACGCCGACAGCATCCTCTCCGCCGCGTCGTGCACCACGAACGCGATCACCCCGGTGCTCGCGGCGCTGGACGAGGCCTACGGCATCCAGCGCGGCCACGTCGAGACCGTGCACTCGTTCACCAACGATCAGAACCTGATCGACAACCTCCACAAGGGCGACCGCCGCGGCCGCTCGGCGGTGCTGAACATGGTGATCACCGAGACCGGCGCCGCGAAGGCCGTCTCGAAGGCGCTGCCGCAGCTCGAGGGCAAGCTCACCGGCTCGTCCATCCGCGTCCCCACCCCCGACGTCTCGCTGGCGATCCTCAACATCACCCTCGAGAAGCCGACCTCCAAGGACGAGGTGAACGACTACCTCCGCCGCGTCTCGCTGCACTCGAAGCTGCGCCAGCAGATCGACTACATCGAGTCGCCCGAGGTCGTCTCCACCGACTTCGTGGGCTCGCACCGCGCCGGCATCGTCGACGGTCTCGCGACCATCGCCGACGGCAAGGACCTCGTGCTCTACGTCTGGTACGACAACGAGTACGGCTACTCCTGCCAGGTGGTCCGCGTGCTCGAGCGCATGTCCGGCGTGCACCCCGTGGTGATCCCGGCCCGCGCCGACGTCCGCGTCGAGGCCTAG
- a CDS encoding DUF5685 family protein translates to MLGLVRSCTSHLDPEVRGRWRAHLCGLCLTLRDTAGQPARACTNTDAALLSALVEAQQPRPAATRTAGPCALRGMRRAEVIAPAELSVRLGATAALTLAAAKVGDRVAEREAGLCGAGAAARGTVGLLRRTERRLGRGARADGAVAAAARVPDALAGLAEQARIESRAADLAEVTGPTASAVGDMFAASAVLAGRPENEEALRETGRAYGEFAHLADALEDLPRDRARGDYNPLDATGTSVAAAVARLEALRAIVIDRLGRIEMRDDRLVRPLLLTAMATVLVANGVSLEKKGPSGRRRKTRKDAAKKRRDDGWCDGGDCGDCCCGDGCCDCS, encoded by the coding sequence GTGCTCGGCCTCGTGCGCTCGTGTACCTCGCACCTCGATCCCGAGGTCCGTGGGCGGTGGCGCGCCCACCTGTGCGGGCTGTGCCTGACGCTGCGCGACACCGCCGGGCAGCCGGCGCGGGCCTGCACCAACACCGATGCCGCGCTGCTCTCGGCGCTTGTCGAGGCGCAACAGCCGCGGCCCGCCGCGACCCGTACCGCGGGCCCGTGCGCGCTGCGCGGCATGCGGCGCGCCGAGGTGATAGCGCCGGCCGAGTTGAGCGTCAGGCTCGGTGCCACAGCAGCGCTGACCCTCGCGGCCGCGAAGGTCGGTGACCGTGTCGCCGAGCGCGAGGCGGGCCTCTGCGGCGCCGGGGCCGCGGCGCGCGGCACCGTCGGGCTGCTGCGGAGGACCGAACGACGACTCGGGCGCGGGGCCCGGGCCGACGGTGCCGTCGCCGCGGCGGCGCGCGTGCCCGACGCGCTCGCCGGGCTCGCCGAGCAGGCGCGGATCGAGTCCCGCGCCGCCGATCTCGCCGAGGTGACCGGGCCGACGGCATCGGCGGTGGGGGACATGTTCGCGGCATCGGCCGTGCTCGCGGGGCGGCCGGAGAACGAGGAGGCGCTGCGGGAGACGGGCCGCGCGTACGGAGAATTCGCACACCTCGCGGACGCGCTCGAGGACCTGCCGCGCGACCGAGCGCGGGGCGACTACAACCCGCTCGACGCCACCGGAACGTCCGTGGCCGCGGCCGTCGCGCGTCTGGAGGCGTTGCGCGCCATCGTGATCGACCGGCTCGGCCGGATCGAGATGCGGGACGACCGGCTCGTCCGCCCGCTCCTGCTGACCGCGATGGCGACCGTCCTGGTCGCGAACGGCGTCTCGTTGGAGAAGAAGGGGCCATCGGGCCGTCGACGGAAGACGCGGAAGGACGCCGCGAAGAAGCGTCGCGACGACGGCTGGTGCGACGGAGGCGATTGCGGCGACTGCTGCTGCGGCGACGGCTGCTGTGACTGCTCCTGA
- a CDS encoding pyridoxamine 5'-phosphate oxidase family protein: MATQYEQITERLQQFIEGQQMFFVGTAAPDGRVNVSPKGLDSLRVLGPNRVAWLNGTGSGNETAAHLLRNPRITVMFCAFEGKPLILRLYGTARAVHDGDADWNDLTGLFPPMLGARNVFDVTVDLVQTSCGFGVPLYEYEGQRTLMDSWAANKGDEGIERYHRERNTHSIDGFPTGIPVR, from the coding sequence ATGGCGACCCAGTACGAGCAGATCACCGAGCGGCTGCAACAGTTCATCGAAGGGCAGCAGATGTTCTTCGTGGGCACCGCGGCACCGGACGGACGGGTCAACGTCTCCCCGAAGGGCCTCGACTCCCTGCGCGTCCTGGGCCCGAACCGTGTGGCGTGGCTCAACGGGACGGGCAGCGGTAACGAGACCGCCGCGCACCTCTTGCGGAATCCGCGGATCACGGTGATGTTCTGCGCCTTCGAGGGCAAGCCGCTCATCCTGCGCCTCTACGGCACGGCGCGGGCCGTCCACGACGGTGACGCCGACTGGAACGACTTGACCGGGCTGTTCCCGCCGATGCTCGGTGCCCGCAACGTCTTCGACGTCACCGTCGACCTCGTGCAGACGTCCTGCGGCTTCGGCGTGCCGCTCTACGAGTACGAGGGGCAGCGCACGCTCATGGACTCGTGGGCCGCGAACAAGGGCGACGAGGGCATCGAGCGCTACCACCGCGAGCGCAACACCCACAGCATCGACGGCTTCCCGACGGGGATCCCCGTGCGGTAG
- a CDS encoding carbohydrate-binding domain-containing protein, translated as MSDGRIDPRPTIAAAGDRQSSVLRLMQLWFNALRWAEVAGVIQWPPMMLQDSEHPEESAMTRRSWSFRMTIAAVVAALTTTCLAAAVNADTTVGPSGMTVTPSSAGGQVSDWRAGTVVKLWSNGAVSIPVVTANAGGKLEIRARGEICRGAPVMAVKRGGATLATVTLGSGWSTYSVGLGAQAGSSPVTLEFTNDYRWWFCDRNLYVASVAVRDGAMTPTPTPTPTTTVPTTTVPTTTVPTTTVPTTTVPTTTVPTTTVPTTTVPTTTVPTTTVPTTTATATQTGGPDPSTGCPVNMYQARYFNNTTATGNPVAVQCENAPGGTFFGVPLSGVNQDNFSVDYNGVIDVPATGEYFVSTSLGNVTAKVWIDDALALEKPSTYWGTTNVQRTMQKGRHKVRLTYANASGIAHVGFAIPRATPGVPSNNGNYFSADSFWNQPVPVDAKVDPRSAGWISALDARSNGAWVNTSEWTTTVYNAPPGTPTIDVRVTNTNRLLTIPYLPTYRPTNDADHHMAVIDDASGCLYEFQGFNSSDRSAAASASYRAYTGSGGHDPAPGHAGGEFSYLAGLITPQDVESGVIDHALRYAMPGNSPNYVYPGTRSDGTTLGGVPEGTRLQLDPNLDLSRFGLSPFQLMLARALQVYGGFNADHADLFVFYARSTNDGSSYAQPIQQLPDALLQHLRFLAPSISSTDIYLDRSDDPGCNQQR; from the coding sequence GTGTCTGACGGCCGCATCGACCCGCGGCCGACGATTGCAGCCGCAGGAGATCGTCAATCATCGGTGTTACGATTGATGCAATTGTGGTTCAATGCTCTTCGATGGGCGGAAGTGGCTGGAGTGATCCAGTGGCCTCCGATGATGCTTCAAGACAGCGAGCACCCCGAGGAGTCCGCCATGACCAGACGAAGCTGGTCCTTCCGTATGACGATCGCCGCCGTTGTCGCGGCACTGACCACGACCTGCCTGGCCGCCGCGGTGAACGCGGATACGACCGTCGGGCCCTCCGGGATGACGGTCACGCCGTCGAGCGCCGGAGGTCAGGTCTCCGATTGGCGCGCCGGCACCGTCGTGAAGCTCTGGAGCAACGGCGCGGTGTCGATCCCCGTCGTCACGGCGAACGCCGGGGGGAAGCTGGAGATCCGCGCGCGCGGTGAGATATGCCGCGGTGCGCCGGTGATGGCGGTCAAGCGCGGTGGCGCCACACTCGCCACGGTCACCTTGGGATCCGGCTGGAGCACCTACTCCGTCGGGCTCGGAGCGCAGGCGGGTTCGAGCCCCGTCACGCTCGAGTTCACCAATGACTACCGGTGGTGGTTCTGCGACCGGAACCTCTACGTCGCGAGTGTGGCTGTCCGCGATGGCGCGATGACACCTACTCCGACGCCGACCCCCACCACCACGGTCCCGACGACCACGGTCCCGACGACCACGGTCCCGACGACCACGGTCCCGACGACCACGGTGCCCACGACCACTGTCCCGACGACCACGGTGCCCACGACCACGGTGCCCACAACGACCGTGCCGACGACCACGGTGCCGACGACTACCGCGACCGCCACGCAAACGGGCGGTCCGGATCCGTCGACCGGCTGCCCGGTGAACATGTACCAGGCCCGCTACTTCAACAACACCACCGCGACGGGCAACCCGGTTGCGGTGCAATGTGAGAACGCGCCGGGAGGAACCTTCTTCGGCGTCCCCTTGTCGGGCGTCAATCAGGACAACTTCTCAGTCGACTACAACGGCGTCATCGACGTCCCGGCGACGGGGGAGTACTTCGTTTCGACGTCCCTGGGCAATGTCACTGCCAAGGTCTGGATCGACGATGCTCTCGCGCTGGAGAAGCCGTCCACGTATTGGGGCACCACCAACGTGCAACGGACGATGCAGAAGGGTCGGCACAAGGTGCGCCTGACCTATGCCAACGCGTCCGGGATCGCGCACGTCGGTTTCGCCATCCCGCGCGCGACGCCGGGAGTCCCCTCGAACAACGGCAACTACTTCTCCGCCGATTCGTTCTGGAACCAGCCGGTTCCCGTGGACGCGAAGGTCGACCCTCGCAGCGCTGGATGGATATCAGCACTGGACGCGCGAAGCAACGGAGCTTGGGTGAACACCAGCGAGTGGACGACCACGGTGTACAACGCTCCGCCCGGTACGCCCACCATCGACGTGCGCGTGACCAACACCAACCGTCTGCTGACCATCCCCTACCTGCCGACCTATCGGCCGACGAACGACGCGGATCACCACATGGCGGTGATCGACGATGCATCGGGGTGCCTGTACGAGTTCCAGGGCTTCAATTCCTCGGACCGCTCGGCGGCCGCGTCGGCGTCGTATCGGGCCTACACGGGTTCCGGCGGTCACGACCCCGCACCGGGGCATGCAGGCGGCGAGTTCTCCTACCTCGCAGGGTTGATCACCCCGCAGGATGTCGAATCCGGCGTGATCGATCACGCTCTGCGCTACGCCATGCCCGGCAATTCACCCAATTACGTGTACCCCGGCACCAGGTCCGACGGCACCACACTCGGTGGTGTGCCGGAGGGGACTCGGCTCCAGCTCGATCCGAACCTGGATCTCTCGCGGTTCGGCCTCTCTCCTTTCCAACTGATGCTGGCACGTGCCCTGCAGGTCTACGGCGGATTCAACGCAGACCATGCGGACCTGTTCGTGTTCTACGCCCGCAGCACCAATGACGGTTCGAGCTACGCGCAGCCGATCCAGCAATTGCCGGATGCGCTGCTTCAGCACCTGAGGTTCCTCGCGCCCTCGATCTCGTCGACGGACATCTATCTCGACCGCTCCGACGATCCGGGCTGCAACCAGCAGCGGTGA
- a CDS encoding serine hydrolase domain-containing protein, which produces MSLAELSEWPVGTAAGALLRTDGSGIVETHGDLDRQYELASVTKLLVAYGVLVAIEEEAIALRQPAGPEGSTVEHLLAHASGVAFDSPDVMAPPETQRIYSSYGYELLADLIEKDTGIAFPEYLGEAVFAPLGMRDTALVGPAGHGARSTVSDLVRFAGEVAAPTLLDPATVDGARSVHFPGLPGFVPGYGKFANNTWGLGFEVKGDKRAHWTGTRNSPRTVGHFGQAGTYLWLDPDLELAAVVLTDRPFGSWAKPRWSEFNDRLISQELQGE; this is translated from the coding sequence ATGAGCCTGGCGGAACTGTCGGAATGGCCGGTTGGAACGGCCGCCGGTGCGCTTCTGCGCACGGACGGGTCTGGCATCGTGGAGACCCATGGGGACTTGGATCGGCAATACGAACTGGCTTCCGTCACCAAGCTTCTCGTGGCCTACGGCGTCCTTGTCGCGATCGAGGAGGAGGCGATCGCCCTCCGGCAGCCGGCCGGACCGGAGGGGAGCACCGTCGAGCACCTGCTGGCGCACGCGTCCGGCGTCGCGTTCGATTCCCCCGACGTCATGGCACCGCCCGAGACGCAGCGCATCTACAGCTCGTACGGATACGAGCTCCTTGCCGATCTGATCGAGAAGGATACTGGAATCGCATTTCCCGAGTACCTCGGCGAGGCCGTTTTCGCGCCGCTGGGAATGCGCGACACGGCGCTCGTCGGCCCGGCCGGGCACGGCGCCCGGTCCACGGTCTCCGATCTCGTGCGCTTCGCAGGGGAGGTCGCCGCGCCCACCCTGCTCGATCCCGCCACCGTCGACGGGGCTCGTTCCGTCCACTTCCCGGGCCTCCCGGGGTTCGTGCCCGGCTACGGGAAGTTCGCGAACAACACCTGGGGGCTCGGCTTCGAGGTGAAGGGCGACAAGCGGGCGCACTGGACCGGGACGCGGAACTCGCCGCGCACCGTCGGACACTTCGGCCAGGCGGGCACGTACCTGTGGCTCGACCCGGACCTGGAGCTCGCCGCGGTCGTTCTCACCGACCGGCCCTTCGGTTCCTGGGCCAAGCCGCGGTGGTCCGAGTTCAACGATCGGCTGATTTCTCAGGAACTTCAAGGCGAGTAA
- a CDS encoding DUF3145 domain-containing protein, producing MQQLSQFAEVTTGVVWIHAAPAALCPHVEWALSRTLDARATLKWSAQEAVPGMQRAVVDWVGPVGSGARMANTLREWNSLRFEVTEDPSEGVDGERFCYAPGLGLWRGTMSASGDTLLGEAQLRSMMLDQGPEGLQTSLDSLLGTAWDEALEPFRMGGQGAEVTWLSQAVG from the coding sequence ATGCAGCAGCTGAGTCAGTTTGCAGAGGTGACGACGGGAGTCGTCTGGATTCACGCCGCACCTGCTGCACTGTGCCCGCACGTGGAGTGGGCACTGTCGAGGACCCTCGACGCCCGGGCCACCCTCAAGTGGTCCGCGCAGGAGGCCGTCCCCGGCATGCAGCGTGCCGTCGTCGACTGGGTTGGCCCGGTCGGCAGTGGCGCGCGGATGGCGAACACCCTCAGGGAGTGGAACTCCCTGAGGTTCGAGGTCACCGAGGACCCCTCCGAGGGGGTCGACGGTGAGCGGTTCTGCTACGCCCCGGGGCTGGGGCTGTGGCGCGGCACCATGAGCGCGTCCGGCGACACCCTGCTGGGCGAGGCGCAGCTGCGCTCGATGATGCTCGACCAGGGCCCCGAGGGACTGCAGACGTCCCTCGACTCGCTCCTGGGCACCGCCTGGGACGAGGCCCTCGAGCCCTTCCGCATGGGCGGCCAGGGCGCCGAGGTCACCTGGCTCTCCCAGGCCGTCGGCTGA
- a CDS encoding adenylate/guanylate cyclase domain-containing protein, which produces MADDARQLPDRTTDAAEPRTGRKLLARGAEAAHRANRSAAMTGLVRAARENLPGGPKKDLFQPDAESTERLASLLDRIVGDEPTVTRELGNLATATWQAVISRRDRDYLPPKPITILFTDLVAFSTWALDRTDDEIVRLLHAVNRTTAEIVARHGGVVVKTMGDGALVAFDGDTAIEAASEVIEAVGAIDVAEGYRPTLRAGLHTGTPRRVKGDLIGVDVNIAARVAEAANGGEVLASETVFSIADKERYQVRPRRFKAKGAPQKLQVFSVRPLY; this is translated from the coding sequence ATGGCCGACGACGCACGCCAGCTGCCCGACCGCACCACGGACGCCGCCGAACCTCGCACGGGGCGGAAGTTGCTGGCCAGGGGCGCGGAGGCCGCCCACCGTGCGAACCGCAGTGCGGCGATGACGGGACTCGTGCGCGCCGCCCGGGAGAACCTGCCCGGCGGCCCCAAGAAGGACCTGTTCCAGCCGGACGCCGAGTCGACGGAGCGGCTCGCGAGCCTCCTGGATCGCATCGTCGGCGACGAGCCGACGGTGACGCGCGAACTCGGCAACCTGGCGACCGCGACGTGGCAGGCCGTGATCAGCCGCCGCGACCGCGACTACCTCCCGCCCAAGCCCATCACCATCCTCTTCACCGATCTCGTCGCGTTCTCCACGTGGGCGCTGGACCGCACGGATGACGAGATCGTGCGGCTGCTGCACGCCGTCAACCGGACCACTGCGGAGATCGTCGCCCGCCACGGCGGCGTCGTGGTCAAGACCATGGGCGACGGTGCCCTGGTCGCCTTCGACGGCGACACCGCGATCGAGGCGGCGAGCGAGGTGATCGAGGCGGTCGGTGCGATCGACGTGGCCGAGGGATACCGGCCCACGCTGCGCGCCGGCCTGCACACGGGAACGCCGCGGCGGGTCAAGGGCGACCTTATCGGCGTCGACGTGAACATCGCGGCGCGGGTCGCGGAGGCGGCGAACGGCGGAGAGGTGCTGGCCTCGGAGACGGTCTTCTCGATCGCCGACAAGGAGCGCTACCAGGTACGGCCGCGCCGGTTCAAGGCCAAGGGCGCGCCGCAGAAGCTACAGGTCTTCTCTGTGCGTCCCCTGTACTGA
- a CDS encoding AraC family transcriptional regulator: MSTVALPETCAAPGVLWVSPATALYLGPSLGLAAHSTSVHCLVVGVDGPLEVRVGADAVSARSVLVPPRTVHRVVAEPGTRILFCYNDANSVRAQELSALMTEPGLLATRHRDEPALLRLCGRAAPSGAELGEAAFGTATPPEPRIRRTMERVRADPAGCTATTLAQAEHLSTPYFLRVFGRETGTSFRRYRLWARMLRAAESIAAGADLTRAAADAGFASPSHFSDAFLAMFGLSATALLGTGARLVAGGTPGEWSGKSVGSARTAARY; this comes from the coding sequence ATGAGCACCGTCGCGCTTCCGGAAACGTGCGCAGCCCCGGGCGTGCTGTGGGTCTCGCCCGCGACGGCGCTGTACCTGGGGCCGTCGCTCGGTCTCGCGGCCCATTCGACCTCCGTGCACTGCCTCGTCGTCGGGGTCGACGGTCCGCTCGAGGTGCGGGTGGGTGCCGACGCGGTCTCGGCGCGCAGTGTCCTCGTGCCGCCCCGGACCGTCCACCGCGTCGTCGCCGAGCCCGGCACTCGGATCCTGTTCTGCTACAACGACGCGAACTCCGTCCGGGCACAGGAGCTGAGTGCGCTCATGACGGAACCAGGGCTGCTCGCGACCCGGCACCGCGACGAGCCGGCCCTGCTGCGCCTGTGCGGGCGGGCGGCACCGTCGGGCGCGGAGCTCGGCGAGGCGGCGTTCGGCACGGCCACGCCGCCGGAGCCGCGGATCCGCCGCACCATGGAACGGGTGCGCGCGGACCCGGCCGGGTGCACGGCGACGACTCTGGCGCAGGCCGAGCACCTCTCCACGCCGTACTTCCTCCGCGTCTTCGGGAGGGAGACCGGAACGAGCTTCCGCCGGTACCGGCTGTGGGCGCGGATGCTGCGCGCCGCCGAGTCCATCGCCGCGGGAGCCGACCTGACGCGAGCCGCGGCGGACGCGGGCTTCGCCTCGCCGTCGCACTTCAGCGATGCCTTCCTCGCGATGTTCGGACTCAGCGCTACGGCTCTGCTCGGCACCGGCGCGCGGCTCGTCGCCGGCGGAACGCCGGGGGAGTGGTCGGGGAAATCGGTTGGGTCGGCGCGGACCGCGGCGCGATACTGA
- a CDS encoding Imm51 family immunity protein, producing the protein MLTDDEDRQFTVADIAELLAVVVALGLLFWLLEPLNPWLKYPAILFGSVAVLAVWRGLRRVIEKRSGGRAAKLEPLQIVETAPGMRSLILVAGGTPSDDAVVALGHEPNGYFWQGIAERILPERILAVIDFDSEAGMFAARSSDAETLVVAGWAMASVVNDPARLREVVAGAEADGFVFDD; encoded by the coding sequence GTGCTGACCGATGACGAGGACCGCCAGTTCACCGTCGCCGACATCGCCGAGCTCCTGGCGGTCGTCGTTGCGTTGGGGCTGCTCTTCTGGCTGCTCGAGCCGCTCAACCCCTGGCTGAAGTACCCGGCGATCCTGTTCGGCTCCGTGGCCGTGCTCGCGGTGTGGCGGGGTTTGCGCAGGGTGATCGAGAAGCGCTCCGGCGGACGCGCCGCGAAGCTGGAGCCCCTGCAGATCGTCGAGACCGCGCCCGGGATGCGCTCGCTGATCCTCGTCGCCGGCGGCACCCCGTCCGACGATGCCGTCGTCGCGCTCGGGCACGAGCCGAACGGCTACTTCTGGCAGGGGATCGCCGAGCGGATCCTGCCCGAGCGGATACTCGCGGTGATCGACTTCGACAGCGAGGCGGGCATGTTCGCCGCGCGGAGCAGCGACGCCGAGACCCTGGTGGTGGCCGGGTGGGCGATGGCATCGGTGGTCAACGACCCCGCGCGGCTGCGCGAGGTGGTCGCGGGGGCGGAGGCCGACGGGTTCGTCTTCGACGACTGA
- a CDS encoding pyridoxamine 5'-phosphate oxidase family protein produces MALSASEKQEFLAQPHVAAFSVAEPGRGPLTVPVWYAYEPGGKPWITIGPGSRKATALAATGRFSLMVDTVEPRTMYVSVEGPVAESRPSTDDEVRAMAARYLSGAALDGYLEFAFGQLGEHLTVILEPEHWLGADLTM; encoded by the coding sequence ATGGCACTCTCCGCGTCCGAGAAACAGGAATTCCTCGCTCAACCCCACGTCGCCGCGTTCTCCGTCGCCGAGCCGGGCCGCGGCCCGCTCACCGTGCCGGTCTGGTACGCGTACGAGCCGGGCGGTAAGCCGTGGATCACGATCGGTCCCGGCTCCCGCAAGGCCACGGCGCTCGCCGCGACCGGGCGGTTCTCCCTGATGGTCGACACCGTCGAGCCCCGCACGATGTACGTGAGCGTGGAGGGCCCCGTCGCCGAGTCCCGCCCGTCCACCGACGACGAGGTCCGCGCGATGGCGGCGCGCTACCTCTCCGGCGCCGCGCTCGACGGCTACCTCGAGTTCGCGTTCGGGCAGCTGGGGGAGCACCTCACCGTGATCCTCGAGCCCGAGCACTGGCTGGGCGCCGACCTCACGATGTGA